The Astyanax mexicanus isolate ESR-SI-001 chromosome 6, AstMex3_surface, whole genome shotgun sequence region ataaatagaatatgaaataaaataacattaacagtGCAGAACAGATTCCTCTGCTGAGAATCTCAGaagcgctgcgccattaaaattgCAATCCATCAAAATCAGAGCACATattactcttaaagggaatggcaggtgaatgattaattaggataattagttcatgcctgTTTCACgcttcgagctgcacaaggcatactcttcccattgttacgatagtaAAGACATGCAGATAGTAAAGAATGAACTCTAAGTAAAATAATTCTCTTCCTGAATTTGACATTTTAACTCTTTTCAGGAGTGAAGGTAAACTTTACCTAATATCACACTAAAAGTACAACTTGCCtactggcatcatttatttgcataatgagcATGTTCCCCCCACTCCTatttcaccatcagtgtgtagtcttgccctaGTCTTTCATTTTTTCTGcgatgttttgggtcattatcttgctgcatgatgaagcATTTCCCAACCAGTTTGGTTTCAGCTGTCATTAAAATTATAGATAAAATGTTTTTGTAGACGTCAGAGTTCATTAAACATCACTGAAGATGAATGAACGCATCCCAGAATAAGATATGCAAGCcaaagccatgacactacctccactgtgtttcacagatgagctggtatgtttggaatcattagcagatcctttctttctccaaactttagtcTTTCCTTCACCTTGGTAAATGTTAATATTTGTctccataatcagtccacaggcttttcTCTGTACTTCTTGTTTAATTCCAGCCTGGTTTTCCTCTTCTCCTCATTAATAGTGATTTTTATCTTGTTGAAGCTTCTGTACTTTTGCccatgaagtcttctgtgaacgTTAGATTGtgatgtgctactgtgtttttccttggtctacctgttcatcacctgtaatttagtacaccagtgacgactttcttcttcaggacattacaAACTGTTGTTCTTGCTATGGAGAATATTTGTGTTCTATGGCTAATGGATGGGTTCATACGTtcaaactgtgtatcagatccagatgtaaatacttgGAAATAAAAGCTATGTTCTAAATATTAAACTTTTGTCTCAAATTcatcttttattgtattttaattcaTGTTTTCAGTCTTCAGCAGACATAAAGGGATTAAtctcactgttccaatatttttggagggcactgtatatttctgcattttactatatgttgTATTGCAGTATACACTTACCTATTCTATATAGTATTATTGTGTTATGTACTACATTATAGCATGCTATTAGCTATATTTACACAAGGAATGTGCGGAAAGGTAAAATACAGCTAATATGGAATTCTATATGAAGAAATGACATGATGCAGATTAGTAACAGGGTTATAGACTTAGTGACGGGGTGTATTGGGCCTGGTCTGCTCTCCCGCTGTGTGGAGATGTACTGGGATGTGTGGGTCTGCTGTAGCTTCACTGCagaaccagtgttgggcacgttactttgaaaaagtaattagttatagttactcgttacttctccaaaaaagtaactgagttactaacggagttactccactataaaagtaattagttaccagtaaaagtaactatcgcgttactttttattattcgcccgtcaaaaaaaggaaatcaattatgcatttactattattattagaaaaataacaaaaaataacaaacgaaaataaacccaaaatgttgacaaaaatataatctaacgaatttcaaaaaaataaaacgaaattctccacacaaccaaagaaaattactaaaacttgtaatactgaaaaaagcggaaaaacgcgtctggggatgaaatttaacaaaccaagccacactcaaaagaaatatgtatatataaaacaaaaaacaaaaaaaataatggacaaaaacaacaatttaatgcccgttaaaatggtattaatataacagcttcaccaaaagagaatagagcttagatcatgcccaaaaaatccgacccagccggagcccgtgcacattctgcccaagcccgaaccataaactgtcattatgagcctgacccgatccgccccataaactgtctgttttcgggctgattgaatgagcgaaatataatcagaattatgttaattaacactgtaacataaaagcatagaactattatttaatttaaatgatttttaagaacagcacacaatgctgcaagtcaaacgcggaggcgttcacgtgcgcccagagctacgtgattacagttttcatttttattatagtttaattttattttgtttttattttttctgttcattttagggtgggcttgctagcgcgagcgctttacacaagaactaacggaccacgagtgccgcgcgctcggcacaacaactcccgctgtacaactccgctgtacaacagcgcttataaataaattaaacacaaaaatgagggtattctatcagtaatttcagttcgttttagttagttttataaacacaaaatacagttcgagatagttatgtttttccttttaattaccgtttttattagattcagttaacacaaatggttttcactttcaattttcgctattccgttcgctttagtgaacaataataattggttacttagcaacattgtgattatcacaccagagctttatataaaataaaaataggagcctgatttcgggtcggtcctcaggtcaggtgggatttgggcagagaatctaagctctaaaatagaaagcagcagcaccacaaaaaccggagcagctaaaaagagcttaacgtccttaaatcggaacttgggttgtccacggcaatcactgaattgattagagcacgcaaatcgtcacaattgtgcctcacttcaccacgccaaaccacaggcacagcggccagaagctcaagttcaccggacagaggaggggttaaccagggcaaagcgaaataaaaaaaaaagttcatagagctgctaaagtaacgtgcagtaacggggtgtcggaaatggtaacggagttatagttacagtcatagtaattagttagattactcgttactgaaaaaaagtaacggcgttagtaacgccgttagttttaacgccgttactcccaacactgtgcAGAACTGAGCACAGTAAATCTCATTGGATACATTAAGCATGAACATGAGGCTTGAGTGACAGTAATACAGCGCTCTCCGTCGCGCTTGTCTGGTTCTGTGAAGAAAACGACGGACTGATACTGGAAACACAGCCCACCTGCTCCCAGACCCGCGAGACGGCCCAGTTTCAGTCCAGCAGTTCCAGTCATCCTGATGGGAGTTTCACTGAAAGCGTGAGACTGGGTCAGACCCATCTGCCCTCGCCATTAAATTAACTCCCTTTAATCCTATTTGTGGCCTCAGCCaattatgctaatgctaaataaTAAGCATTAAAGAGACAATATCACAGAGAACCAAGAACTTACATTGATGATGGAGGACTTCTAAAATGCACAGACTTTTAAAAAGCATGGATTTTTAATATACATGAACTTTTAAAGCCAAACATGGACTTTTAACCACAaatacacgcacacatacacacaacatttttattatttttatcactgAGTTTTATATTACAAAGTGGTTGTAAAGAAAAACTTGTGGACGGGTTGGTTTtaagaaaaaaagattattattgtttaaagtttaaagaaatgttttttttatgtgtgctGATTTTAAAGGGGAAAAAGATGACTTTTTTTAAGTGTTATGTatgtaaatgaaattaaattctgTTAAACTTTTTctcaaaagtaaaaataaatacatttattacagtaaatacagtttttctcaattgctaAGACACATTTCTTGAAATTGTCCCTCCATGTCGCTAAACTGTAAATTCAAAACTCAATTTTCAAACTACATTCACAAAACATCTGACTCTTCCTGCAAAACCAAACTATCACCTCAAAACAGTTCAAACAGCGCTCAAAAGCAAACAATGCTGTCAGATCAGACCCCGAGTCAATCAAAATGAAAACACTACTGAGCAGTCATTACACACAAcatagaaaaaaggaaaacaaaacgaTCAGATCATTAAGTGTTTAGAAATAACCTTTATTGTtcacaaaaatgcattttcaaaacAAAATTCTTGTTTAGCCTGTGtagtcctaaaataatatatacttttgttgtaaagtttatatatatatatatataaactttacaaCAAAAGTGCATACAATATCTACTCTATAACATCATGTCGATGTGCTGGGTCAGGCCACAGGACTTCATCTACATCACAGGCCACATTCTCCCTTGACAGGCAGCGTGGGTAATAACTTCTAGTGTGCCGGATCCACGCTTGGCATGCATCCACACCTATATCATTACAGGCCAGTTCCATGGCCTGCAAGAGATTTTCCCTGGTGTAGGGTTGTCAGTCATAAACCTTCCAGCGCCATGCAGAGAAGAACTCCTCTGTTGGATTGAGGAAAGGGGAGTATGGTGGTAGGAAAACATTCAGGAATTCTTGGTTTCTAGTGAACCACTCTCTGACCTGCACGGCATGGTGAAAACTCACATTATCCCACACAATGACATAGACAGGATGCTCTGTCTGTTCATGATCCTGCTGCTGAAACCCTAACACAATATCCcgaagatcacttaaaaatgtcaAGAGGTGTTGAGTGTTGTATGGCCCCAATGTGGCATGATGGTGGAGAACACCATGATTGCTGATTGCAGCACATAAAGTGACATTGCCACCACGCTGGCCAGGAACTGTAACAATGGCTCGTTGGCCAATCACATTCcggcctctcctcctccttttggTCAGATTGAACCCagcttcatccatataaatatattcatgtgGTTGTTCTGAGGAATCCAGTTGAAACACTCTCTATGGGAAAATACATATAGCTTTGTAAGCTGTACAGCATAAGACAACCTTATGCTGTAGAGTAGACAGCAGTATTGAACACCTACCTGTACATAGTGGAATCTTTGCTCCTTGACCCTTTCTGAGTTGCGCTCAAAGGGTACTCTGTACAGTTGCTTCATCCGCATCCTGTTGCGTTTTAGGACACGATCAATGGTGGAAATGCTGATACTGGTGATGCCTTCAAAATCAACATGGTCGTCAATGATCTTCTGCTGTATTTCACAGAGTTTGACTGAATTGTTCTGACGGACCATGTCAACAATGAGGGTCTCTTGGCGTGGGGACAACATAGATGGCCTCCCTCCCTGATGTGGCAATCTGGTAATtctacaaaaagaacacaaaaagtgacaccatctgcagcaagatgatgctgcagctctttggaggtggtctgtggattgtccttgactgttcacaccattcttcttctctgcctttctgatatctttcttggcctgccacttctgggcttaacaagaactgtccctgtggtcttccatttccttactatgttcctcacagtggaaactgacaggttaaatctctgagacaactttttgtatccttcccctgaacaactatgttgaacaatctttgtttttagatcatttgagagttgttttgatgagcccatgatgccactcttcagaggagattcaaataggagaacaacttgcaattggccaccttaaataccttttctcatgattggatacacctggctatgaagttttttttgtgcttcagtaaatcagtaaaaagtagttaggagtattcaaatcaataaaatgataagggtgcccatacttttgcaccggtcaaattttggtttaatgcatattgcacattttctgttagtacaataaacctcatttcattcctgaaatattactgtgtccatcatttattagatatatcaaactgaaatggctgttgcaaacacccaaatatttagaactaaaatgattaagattaataggcagacatcccaagttgcaaaaaaaaaaaaaaaaatcaagcaactCACCAAAtgataacgaaactttaattttatattaattaattttacgttttttttttttaataaaatttagagtattcagagttgaaataaaatgagttttatctttttggaTGGCCCTGCCTCTGCATTCctgcctatgctttttttttatttgacaaaaattgacagttacaatatcacaaaaattgcacaacatcaaaaacatttcatatcatattacaataattattaatattgcctccgccatgatctgctttctctcactcactgaacaaatcccgtccgggaggggggaaaaacactgcccgcccacactaaaaactgtctcgcagactctttgcagggaacaggccaatcagaaccctctctgttttctctctctccttcccacacgcgattagagaaaaaaggtctgtggcctgtgtgcgcgtttggggcactcgttctgaattccgggagattatatgtgactcgcgggcatcagggagccactacccaaatgcgggagactcccgtagcttcagggagacttggtttgtctgaataggggtgcccaaactttttcatatgactgtataaaggaacacatgcagaattattttgtaaaaaaaaaaaaagttatacaaaccagaatatggtttatactttagattcttctaagtatcacatttatgtttgaggacagatctgcacactcttggcattttaatctcagtgtctttatgagggagagtcaccttaAACAGTTTTcccagcatcttgaaggagtttctggaggtgctgaacaatagctgctgcttttccttcacgctgtgaagctccagctcatcccaattaaatcacctcaaatcaccatctcagttcatcaggtttagatcagggaattaatgtggaggactaacacttttttttactgtttactgcatAATCTGATACGTGTCCATTAATAGTTttcaagtctttaatattaatctacaatatataaaatacatgaaaaaacaaagagacaaagaaaaacattgaatgagaaggtgtgtccaaacttttgactgtgtgttctgtatacacacacacacacacacacacacacacacacacacacgcacagagcgCAGTGTGCATTTGTGTGCTAATTGAATGGGCTGTATAGAAGAGTCTCTGTCTGAGGAGCTGCCAGCAGGAAACACACACCTTTAATCAGGAGGCTGAAAGTCTGAGTCAGTAACTCAGTAATTAAATGATAAATTAAGGAAATTAATAAAGAAGGAGGcgtctcactcttactctctcaatCACTCAACTCTTACTCAACTTTCCATTCTTTTAATTGTATCTAATTTGATCTCTCATTTCTCTGCAACGCTGAACACCCTTCTGAATACAGCAGCACTCCTCCACTCTCTCTGTAATTCACTGTAGAGATCCTTatccactaaaccctaaaacatattttttacataaatagttgaaatgtgttcctctgaagcaaagaaacaaaccagtcctgcttaacccttgtgtggtgttcgggtctgtgggacccgttttcatttttcatcaaatgaaactaaaaaaacattttttttctaactcaaactcattggcattggctcattttttgtgaaaaacatatatcaaaacacatttttgataaacacacactgtacacccccccccccccacacacacatttatattacatacagtatgtttggccaagggctaataaacattgcttcatttgtaaatttgaaactaaacaaattttctactcatatcttgagtttaattcattttctattacattttattacaaaactaataaaaaaaaaagagtagcactttttgaaagaaatgtaacataagaaaggtaaagggcaaatattaaccatgtaagctgtttatattgcttgcaatttaggtgaagcaagcatgtgtaaagcattttaatgtaaaattgcttaattttgctgaattaaatacaaataacaaagtaaacgagtaacaaaaatatgaacaccacacaagggttaaattctTTATACCCCagctaacctttaaaaaacgctcttattgtggtcatttccacCTTTGCAACGCCCTAACATGTTCAGCTCTCTCTCCttccccgcccctaaacccatacatcacccagtgcccctctcaaactacTTCTcccatttttcaacatttttcagATTTCAGCTGAAGGTAACCCGCACCAGCCTTAAGAATTTAGTTTATGGAATCATGATACTAATCAATGATCATCAATGCAATGACTGTATAAAAGCGTTGACAGCACaatatctctcaaaagtgaagccaccacaggtctagtggTATGATGGTTGCGCTGGTTGCGGTATGATGTGTTTCTATGACAAAACAGGCCCGcccatttttaccattttcattcacatttttcttctttaaactgtctttccatcatgaaatagatgtttttttagatttttttttccttcaataaataaaattatcatttaaaaaagtgctttttata contains the following coding sequences:
- the LOC125802431 gene encoding uncharacterized protein LOC125802431, producing the protein MLSPRQETLIVDMVRQNNSVKLCEIQQKIIDDHVDFEGITSISISTIDRVLKRNRMRMKQLYRVPFERNSERVKEQRFHYVQRVFQLDSSEQPHEYIYMDEAGFNLTKRRRRGRNVIGQRAIVTVPGQRGGNVTLCAAISNHGVLHHHATLGPYNTQHLLTFLSDLRDIVLGFQQQDHEQTEHPVYVIVWDNVSFHHAVQVREWFTRNQEFLNVFLPPYSPFLNPTEEFFSAWRWKVYD